A portion of the Faecalibacterium sp. I3-3-89 genome contains these proteins:
- a CDS encoding sporulation protein YqfD, with protein MELIQHWAGISFSAQNGDPEGLLTAAAAGSLPLSDVVPRPGGFSARCAAWHYRKLAALARKRRVRLRIQKRCGLFFRLRPLFQRRGLWAGCLVFLPLLLWLQGFVWFIEPVGLTPGQQARAAVVLWETGLFPGNVVTQDKLAAGEYALLQSGEFSWASLNFTKGKLVAEAAVAKPVPDIAAGTLHGLRAKVSGTVVSTNLVSGTMLVVPGQAVEAGQGLIGTARAERDGTLIFQPAAGIVRAQFEWEDEQEAALTLPTEQLTGRQTVRRTLFWNGQSIALSSLHPVPTTSVAKAVIRHDQPEAFGIPFPCFIEETSYYYKEVVDLERTEEQALAIARLQSKQALQANWPDFELLARKEDVSVEESTLHYRVVYTIVANICK; from the coding sequence ATGGAACTGATCCAGCACTGGGCAGGCATCTCCTTTTCCGCACAGAATGGTGATCCCGAAGGGCTGCTGACGGCCGCCGCAGCCGGAAGTCTTCCCCTTTCAGATGTCGTCCCCCGGCCCGGCGGATTTTCGGCCCGGTGCGCTGCATGGCATTACCGAAAGCTGGCTGCTCTGGCCCGCAAGCGGCGGGTGCGGCTGCGCATCCAGAAGCGCTGCGGTCTTTTTTTCCGTCTCCGCCCTCTGTTCCAGCGCCGAGGGCTTTGGGCAGGATGTCTTGTCTTTCTCCCGCTCCTGCTTTGGCTCCAAGGGTTTGTCTGGTTCATCGAGCCGGTGGGGCTGACGCCCGGCCAGCAGGCGCGCGCCGCCGTCGTCCTATGGGAGACCGGGCTTTTCCCGGGAAATGTCGTCACGCAGGACAAACTCGCAGCCGGAGAATACGCTCTGCTCCAGAGCGGCGAGTTTTCTTGGGCAAGCCTCAACTTTACAAAAGGAAAGCTGGTGGCAGAAGCAGCGGTCGCAAAGCCTGTGCCCGACATTGCTGCCGGAACACTCCACGGTCTCCGTGCCAAAGTGTCTGGCACTGTGGTAAGCACGAACCTTGTCAGCGGCACGATGCTGGTCGTCCCCGGGCAGGCAGTAGAAGCCGGTCAGGGACTCATCGGGACTGCCCGCGCCGAACGGGACGGAACGCTCATTTTTCAGCCTGCCGCAGGCATCGTCCGGGCGCAGTTCGAGTGGGAAGACGAGCAGGAAGCGGCTCTTACACTGCCCACCGAGCAACTCACCGGCAGGCAGACCGTGCGCCGGACGCTGTTCTGGAATGGGCAGTCGATCGCTCTGTCCTCCCTTCATCCTGTTCCCACCACATCTGTGGCCAAGGCCGTCATCCGGCACGACCAGCCGGAAGCTTTTGGCATCCCTTTTCCATGTTTTATCGAAGAGACGAGCTATTATTATAAAGAAGTTGTCGATCTGGAGCGGACAGAGGAGCAGGCTCTGGCCATCGCAAGACTGCAAAGCAAACAAGCTTTACAGGCAAATTGGCCCGATTTTGAGCTTCTGGC
- a CDS encoding YabP/YqfC family sporulation protein, with the protein MGRKRKQKCSPRGWFRRLFRQPPQNFYGRASFYLCGGRMEIEQFRRILSYEEGKLCLELGRGILTVYGDDLKIETLSARRLTLCGQILRTDFSKE; encoded by the coding sequence GTGGGAAGAAAACGAAAGCAAAAATGCTCCCCGCGCGGCTGGTTCCGGCGGTTGTTCCGTCAGCCGCCCCAGAACTTCTACGGACGGGCCTCGTTTTACCTGTGCGGAGGACGGATGGAGATCGAACAGTTCCGGCGCATCCTCTCCTATGAGGAAGGAAAGCTCTGCCTCGAGCTGGGCAGGGGCATCCTGACCGTTTACGGCGACGATTTGAAGATCGAAACGCTCTCTGCCCGGCGGCTCACCCTTTGTGGGCAGATCCTTCGGACGGACTTCTCGAAAGAATAG